The uncultured Treponema sp. genome includes a region encoding these proteins:
- a CDS encoding phenylacetate--CoA ligase, with amino-acid sequence MKLNEKQLAQVDKQIKRLIAGDSYYGKILKEKKITGVSSQQEFESLPFSSKDDLRNAYPLGIQAVPDEEIVRIHSSSGTTGKPVIIPYTAKDVDDWAIMFARCYETAGITKKDRIQITPGYGLWTAGIGFQAGCEKLGAMAIPMGPGNTEKQLQMMQDLKSTVITATSSYALLLAEEINKRGLKDKICLKKGVFGSERWSKKMRKYIKDELGIELYDIYGLTEIYGPGIGINCEKESGIHYWDDYIYIEIIDPKTGKILPDGEEGEIVITTLVKEGAPLLRFRTHDISRIIPEKCSCGRCYPRIDMIKGRSDDMFKVHGVNMFPSQVEELLQNVDGVSSEYSIAIAHDDEINKDIMILTAEAEGRVNFEETAKKIGEMFKSKIGVTPKITIVPVGTLPRSEKKTKRVTDYRDN; translated from the coding sequence ATGAAATTGAATGAAAAGCAGCTTGCTCAAGTTGACAAGCAGATTAAGCGTCTTATTGCAGGCGACAGTTACTACGGAAAAATTTTGAAAGAGAAAAAAATTACCGGCGTTTCAAGTCAGCAAGAATTTGAATCCCTTCCGTTTTCTAGCAAGGATGATTTGCGCAACGCATATCCGCTTGGAATTCAGGCTGTGCCGGATGAAGAAATTGTTAGAATTCATTCATCGTCAGGAACAACAGGAAAGCCAGTTATAATTCCGTACACTGCAAAAGATGTTGACGACTGGGCGATTATGTTTGCGCGCTGCTACGAAACTGCCGGAATCACAAAAAAAGACAGAATCCAGATTACGCCGGGCTACGGACTTTGGACAGCGGGAATCGGATTTCAGGCTGGATGCGAAAAACTTGGCGCAATGGCAATTCCGATGGGACCGGGCAACACAGAAAAACAGCTTCAGATGATGCAGGATTTAAAATCGACTGTAATCACGGCGACTTCTTCTTACGCTCTTTTGCTTGCGGAGGAAATTAACAAGCGCGGACTCAAAGACAAAATTTGTTTGAAGAAAGGGGTGTTCGGTTCTGAACGCTGGTCAAAAAAAATGCGCAAGTATATCAAAGACGAGCTTGGAATTGAGCTTTACGATATTTACGGACTTACAGAAATTTACGGACCGGGAATCGGAATCAACTGCGAAAAAGAAAGTGGTATTCATTATTGGGACGACTACATTTATATAGAAATAATTGATCCAAAAACTGGAAAAATTTTGCCGGACGGCGAAGAAGGCGAAATCGTAATTACAACTCTCGTAAAAGAAGGCGCACCGCTTTTAAGATTCAGAACGCACGACATTTCAAGAATCATTCCTGAAAAATGCAGCTGCGGAAGATGTTATCCAAGAATCGACATGATAAAGGGAAGAAGCGACGATATGTTTAAAGTTCACGGCGTAAATATGTTCCCGAGCCAAGTTGAAGAATTGCTGCAAAATGTTGACGGAGTTTCAAGCGAGTATTCAATTGCAATTGCGCACGATGACGAAATCAACAAGGACATTATGATTCTTACTGCGGAAGCCGAGGGCAGAGTGAACTTTGAAGAAACCGCAAAAAAAATCGGCGAGATGTTCAAGTCTAAAATCGGAGTAACTCCAAAAATTACAATTGTTCCGGTTGGCACTCTTCCACGCAGCGAAAAGAAAACAAAGCGCGTAACCGACTACCGCGACAACTGA
- a CDS encoding indolepyruvate oxidoreductase subunit beta yields the protein MSVNILICGIGGQGTVLAAKLLDQAALLCGLTVHSAETIGMAQRGGSVVSHVRIGENCWSPLIPLGQADMIISFEMTEAVRNIQYLKRGGTIVVNKKVTLSSACAGKENSTDENSLLEFLNKNCNSVCVVDSEKICCELGTSKVVNTILLGAAASRGINGISIEKIKEALRTTVKPALVDINIKALEKGFGGKI from the coding sequence ATGAGTGTGAATATTTTGATATGCGGAATCGGTGGACAGGGAACTGTTCTTGCCGCTAAACTTTTAGATCAGGCGGCTCTTCTTTGCGGACTTACGGTTCATTCTGCGGAAACAATCGGAATGGCTCAGCGCGGCGGTTCAGTCGTAAGCCACGTTAGAATCGGAGAAAACTGCTGGTCGCCCCTCATTCCGCTCGGTCAGGCGGACATGATTATTTCTTTTGAAATGACAGAAGCTGTAAGAAATATTCAGTATTTAAAACGCGGCGGAACAATTGTTGTGAATAAAAAAGTTACGTTGTCTTCAGCTTGCGCCGGAAAAGAAAATTCAACTGATGAAAATTCGCTTTTGGAATTTCTGAATAAAAATTGTAACTCTGTTTGCGTTGTTGATTCAGAAAAAATTTGTTGTGAGCTTGGCACTTCAAAAGTTGTAAACACAATTCTTTTGGGCGCGGCGGCTTCACGCGGAATAAACGGAATCAGCATAGAAAAAATAAAAGAAGCTTTAAGAACAACGGTAAAACCTGCGTTGGTTGACATTAACATAAAGGCACTGGAAAAAGGCTTTGGAGGAAAAATATGA
- the iorA gene encoding indolepyruvate ferredoxin oxidoreductase subunit alpha, whose amino-acid sequence MSKKMIMGNEAIALGAICAGVNVISGYPGTPSSEIIEFAAKYIKQTGAYIEWSVNEKAALEVAAGASYCGARTLVTMKQVGLNVAGDPAMCLSYVGVKGGMVIVSADDPGPISSQTEQDTRMYGAFSKIPVFDPSSPEEAFEMIQQAFEFSERYNTPVLLRPTTRVDHGYASMEIPELPKAKKIEGFEKDTSRWVIFPRTSFLNHKRIFERNEFILPSEFSKSKFNFIENKTSKSKKGIVASGVSYCYAKEALEILGEKNIPVLKIGTPYPFPSELAKNFLADAEEVLVIEELDPVIENELLKLCGKNHLENKIHGKLTKEIPEAGEYSVEIAKQAIAKFLGLELSENKIELPPLPVRPPVLCAGCPHRASFYAVKQAMKGEKTVYCGDIGCYTLGNAKPLDMCDTCLCMGADITMAQGFFHAENDRHCFSFIGDSTFFASGITGVVNAVYNQARQTICILDNSTTAMTGHQPHPGTGVTMMGEITEKISIEKILKAVGVEPVVTVNPFDLKESIVAIKECDSHEGVSAVIFKSPCIALLRKEEFKEFRKPALCVENEKCVGCKKCINEIGCPALGMNGKKARIDSSLCTGCSLCSQICPVNAIASKN is encoded by the coding sequence ATGTCAAAGAAAATGATAATGGGAAACGAGGCGATTGCCTTGGGCGCGATTTGTGCCGGGGTAAATGTAATTTCCGGCTATCCGGGAACGCCTTCATCAGAGATAATAGAATTTGCGGCAAAATACATAAAGCAAACCGGCGCTTACATAGAATGGTCGGTCAACGAAAAAGCTGCTCTTGAAGTTGCGGCTGGAGCTTCGTATTGCGGCGCGCGCACTTTAGTCACAATGAAGCAGGTTGGACTGAATGTTGCCGGCGACCCTGCAATGTGTCTTTCCTACGTTGGCGTAAAAGGCGGAATGGTGATTGTAAGCGCAGACGATCCCGGGCCAATCAGCTCGCAGACGGAGCAGGACACAAGAATGTACGGTGCGTTTTCAAAGATTCCGGTTTTTGATCCAAGCTCGCCGGAAGAAGCCTTTGAGATGATTCAGCAGGCATTTGAATTTTCTGAAAGATACAATACGCCGGTATTGCTTCGTCCCACAACGAGAGTTGACCACGGATACGCAAGCATGGAAATCCCGGAGCTTCCAAAGGCAAAAAAAATTGAAGGATTTGAAAAGGACACAAGCCGCTGGGTAATTTTTCCGCGCACATCTTTTTTGAACCACAAGCGGATTTTTGAGCGCAACGAATTTATTCTTCCGTCTGAATTTTCAAAAAGCAAATTTAACTTTATAGAAAACAAAACGTCCAAAAGCAAAAAGGGAATCGTTGCAAGCGGCGTGAGCTATTGTTATGCGAAGGAAGCTTTGGAAATTCTTGGTGAAAAAAATATTCCGGTTTTAAAAATCGGAACGCCTTATCCGTTTCCTTCTGAGCTTGCAAAAAATTTTTTAGCGGACGCAGAAGAAGTTCTTGTAATTGAAGAGCTTGACCCGGTTATTGAAAATGAGCTTTTAAAGCTGTGCGGAAAAAATCATCTTGAAAATAAAATCCACGGAAAGCTCACAAAAGAAATTCCAGAAGCCGGAGAATATTCCGTGGAAATTGCAAAGCAGGCGATTGCAAAATTTCTTGGGCTTGAACTTTCAGAAAATAAAATTGAGCTTCCTCCTCTTCCTGTGCGCCCTCCGGTTTTGTGCGCCGGCTGTCCTCACCGTGCGAGTTTCTATGCGGTAAAGCAGGCGATGAAAGGCGAGAAGACAGTCTACTGCGGCGACATCGGGTGCTACACTTTGGGAAACGCCAAGCCGCTTGATATGTGCGACACTTGCCTTTGCATGGGCGCGGACATAACTATGGCGCAGGGATTTTTTCATGCGGAAAATGACAGGCACTGCTTTTCATTTATCGGCGACTCGACTTTCTTCGCTTCGGGAATCACTGGCGTTGTCAATGCGGTCTACAATCAGGCGCGTCAGACAATCTGCATTCTGGACAATTCCACAACTGCGATGACGGGACATCAGCCTCATCCTGGAACAGGCGTTACGATGATGGGCGAAATCACGGAAAAAATCAGCATCGAAAAAATTCTCAAGGCGGTCGGAGTTGAGCCAGTCGTTACGGTGAATCCGTTTGACTTAAAGGAAAGCATTGTGGCGATAAAGGAATGCGATTCGCACGAAGGAGTCAGCGCGGTTATTTTCAAGTCTCCGTGCATTGCACTTTTGCGTAAGGAAGAATTCAAGGAATTCAGAAAGCCCGCACTCTGCGTTGAAAATGAAAAATGCGTCGGCTGCAAAAAATGCATAAACGAAATCGGCTGTCCTGCGCTCGGCATGAACGGCAAAAAAGCCCGGATTGATTCTTCTCTCTGCACTGGCTGTTCATTGTGTTCGCAGATTTGCCCGGTGAACGCGATTGCTTCAAAAAATTAA